One stretch of bacterium DNA includes these proteins:
- a CDS encoding NADH-quinone oxidoreductase subunit K: MAGTNSLYILNMALMGMGIYALIAKRHIIKKIIGVVIMEYAINLFLILIGYKTDGIAPIQDSSISAAQLAVRAVDPLPQAFVLTSIVIGLGTLALMASQAIKLYEKYKTFDMSEINRLRG, from the coding sequence ATGGCTGGAACAAACAGTCTCTATATACTCAATATGGCGCTTATGGGGATGGGCATTTACGCTCTCATCGCAAAGCGACATATTATTAAGAAAATAATCGGCGTAGTCATCATGGAATATGCGATAAATCTCTTCTTGATCCTAATCGGATACAAAACTGATGGTATCGCGCCAATCCAGGACTCGTCCATCTCAGCAGCACAACTTGCTGTTAGGGCAGTTGACCCATTGCCACAGGCGTTCGTTCTTACATCGATCGTTATCGGCCTTGGAACGCTTGCCCTTATGGCCAGTCAGGCGATTAAGTTGTATGAAAAATATAAGACATTCGATATGTCTGAAATAAACCGCCTTCGCGGGTAG